Within Streptomyces roseirectus, the genomic segment CCACCACCAGCCGGCGCTGCGACAGACTTCGGCGAGGCCGGCCAAGGGGTGTGCGGGGAGGGCCGCTTGGGATCCCGGACCGCCGTCCGAGAGGCCGTGGCCGGCGCCGTCGGCGGGCGCCGGGTACCCCGGGCCGCTGTGCGGAAGGCCGCGCCCCGCGCCGTCGGTGGGATCGGCGGACTCGGCCGACTTCGGGAGGCCGGGGGAGAGGCCACGCCCCGCACCGCTGCCGGATGCCGGGAACTCCGGGGCGCCGCCCCGAACGCCCCGCCCCACACCGGCGCCGGACGCCGAAGGCTCCGACCCGTCGCCCGGAGCGCTCCGCCCCGTGCCACCGCCGGACGCCGGGGACTCCAGGCCGCCGCTCAGAACACTCCGCCCATCGGCGTCGGCGGATCCCGAGTCGCCGTCCACACGCTCCCGGTCCGCCGCGAACGCCGCCAGCCACGGTGCGTCGTGCTGGCCCAGCATCGCGTCCAGGAGGATCAGGCGGGCTCGCGCCGACTCCTTGCGGCCGATCTCCTCCAGGACGCCTTCCCGGATGCGGTCGACCAGGGACTGGGTCAGTTCCCAGAGGCGGCCTCCGGTCGCGGACCAGCGGGCGGGCCAGCCCTCGGGGCCCAACTCCTCGTGCAGGCGGCGCCGTTCGGCCGCCCAGGGGCGGGTGCGTACCGCTTCGCGGACGCTCGCGCCCGCGTCGGTCAGGCCGGCCACGGTGCGCACGCCTTCCAGGGGTGAGCGCGCCCACAGGATCCGCGCCGGCTCGGGGAGCCCCGCGAGGCGGTAGGCGAGGCGGACACCTGCCTCGGCACGCGCCCGGTCCGCCGGTGCGGCCGAAGCGGCGTACGACCGCCACTCGTTCACGTCGTCCATCGCCAACTCCCCCTCAGTCCGCCACGATCCGCACCGACCCGGGCACGTACTCCCGCTGCCGGATCACCCGGTACCACCCCGCCGGGAGCACGATCGTCCCGTGCTCCTCGTGCACCACCCGCCCGCCCCTGGGGACATGGAGCAGCATCGGCCCGAACGGGCCCGGCTCCCGCAC encodes:
- a CDS encoding DUF6745 domain-containing protein, which translates into the protein MDDVNEWRSYAASAAPADRARAEAGVRLAYRLAGLPEPARILWARSPLEGVRTVAGLTDAGASVREAVRTRPWAAERRRLHEELGPEGWPARWSATGGRLWELTQSLVDRIREGVLEEIGRKESARARLILLDAMLGQHDAPWLAAFAADRERVDGDSGSADADGRSVLSGGLESPASGGGTGRSAPGDGSEPSASGAGVGRGVRGGAPEFPASGSGAGRGLSPGLPKSAESADPTDGAGRGLPHSGPGYPAPADGAGHGLSDGGPGSQAALPAHPLAGLAEVCRSAGWWWAFEEVAVVCERPVELHRDEAGRLDRGDGPALAFADGFALCAWRGMPVPPGFLDELRTLVPQRIQAEENAELRRVMLEFYGYERYLTDSGAKPVHRDETGVLWRIEMGIDEPVVMVEVTNSTPEPDGSRNVYWLRVPPRTRTAREGVAWTFGLDASAYAPLQET